A genomic window from Triticum urartu cultivar G1812 chromosome 7, Tu2.1, whole genome shotgun sequence includes:
- the LOC125523157 gene encoding defensin Tk-AMP-D4: MDRSMKVFAVVFLLLVATGFQGAVQVALARDCTSQSHKFVGLCLSDRNCASVCLTEYFTGGKCDHRRCVCTKGC; the protein is encoded by the exons ATGGATCGGTCCATGAAGGTCTTTGCGGTCGTCTTCCTGCTCCTTGTGGCCACAG GCTTCCAGGGAGCGGTGCAGGTTGCTTTGGCGAGGGACTGTACTTCACAGAGCCACAAGTTTGTGGGGCTGTGCCTGAGCGACCGCAACTGTGCAAGTGTTTGCCTGACCGAGTATTTCACCGGAGGCAAGTGCGACCACCGACGTTGTGTCTGTACCAAGGGCTGCTAG